The DNA window CTGCATAGGAtaatactacccatgatcgcatagttgtcccgttttctatgggatttcctatctttatgggactgatatgcgatcatgggcagaatAGAAGGGTACAGACAGCAAGCTATTTTTATATTCActatttgtagtatttttgaacaaaaatccaaAATTGTATAGAACAGTTCAGAAAGATCTTGCTCATGCTGGAATGTTTTAGGAAGTAAAAGACTTACATTTTGCACCGAAAGTTTATCGGTTAAGCGGCTTTTCATTTGGAAATTTGTcccatattttttgttttatacaCGCATTTCTAAATCCAATACCCGAGTTAGAATCATCTTAGGTGAAGTATGTGGACTGTATATAGACAAAAAGATGGATTACGAATTAGGCTAAATTGGCTCAAATAGGTTGCAGAAAAGGGAAACCAAGTACGTCGAAACAGATTTGAGACGTCAGCTAACGTAGATTATACTACACTTGTGGAAGTATTCGCCATGTTTAGAGCATCAAATCGACATAACTCATCGCAGAACGTGTACATGCATGTTCAGCCACAAATTAGGTTGTCATCGTTTCACTTTGATTTTTATCACTCTGACGTTTATAGGAAAGAAAAACTGAAATATACCtctatttattaaaataacgAAAGTAAAATGAAAGCAAAATACAGTAACTCTGTTATTTATAGTGAGGCAGTAAAATATAGGCATTCGATTACGGAAAATTTGTGGTAGAATGTTTCGCTTGCGCGTAGGCGACAAGTTTCTAGCCGCGAGCAAAGCATCTATCGCACAACACACGAAAGCACGAGTGATTGTCTCCGAAACGCAGCATCCATTGCAATAAACCGTCAtaaaacagaagaaaaaaaaactatgtttcAACTCAGAGCGTAAATATTTATTAGCAACTTATAAATATAAAgaaaatcagattttttttcgagacaCTGTTACTAAATAGTATACACAttcaaacacatacacacatgcgCATACTGGATTCAATCTGTGACTCTACGTTTAATTTCTGTTTCGCCAATCTACACTAGCATTAGTTGTTGGAAATGATTCACACCGTCTCACACCGTTACCTGTTCATCGCATGTTGCACAACTGGACAGCTTATCGAAACattcattttgattttgaaaagaCAAGAAGAACAattcacacatacacacactctACAAGATAAGTTTACACAATTTTTCGAAGGGATAAAATCAGAACATAAGTAGAATAATTAAAACTTAAGGAAATACATATTTAAAAGTTCAATATACATATacacagaaaaataaatatatatacaCACATTACACATACACGTACATCTATATATTGAAAGAAAAGCAACAAAATattacaatatatatatttgaaGATGTAAGTCTGCGAGTTTTTAACATAACTGTATGAAATAATATGAAATAAACATAAAACCTAATCTACAACATTAAGACATTATCGAACAGGAAATATATTGCAAACAGAAACAAGAAGCGAAGCGAAAAAAGTAAACCGGTCGCCTCGACACAACACACATTCGCCCGAAGGGTAAAACATCTTTTGAAACCGAACTCACTCGCGCTGTATGTCGCCGCCTGTATGGTGAATGTGTAAGGTTTAGGCTAGCGGCTGAGGTACACTTTGGCGGCCGTAAAaggaaattatttgaaaataaagaaaaaaatagaaaaaatgaaaaattacttCCGATGCATTGTTCATACGGTAAAAGATTGAGAAAATTCCTCTTTTCGATGTTCTGTAACGTTTTGATTCAGTGTATCACAGTATAGCAGCAAAGTAAACCAAATTAGCGTGTAAAACATCAAGCGAGCCCCTCGCTTGAAAATCTAGCAGCACTTCTCTAACTTCCGAAATCGGCAGCTGTCAGCCCAGAAAATCATACCAGCGGTAGCGAGCAACAACGTGTTGGAGCTACGCTCCACCTTGACACGATTGGTTGGAACAGTTTGCCCCAAAGATCCGCCACAGAAGACCTAGGGCAACTCGTAGTCACCGCAAGCAGCTGTCGAGACCCAAGGGTCGGGATTGGGCTTCTGCAAACCGCAGGTAAATCTCGGGAAAAGCTGATAGCGCCATTGGCTGCACACGAGAAAAAACGCACGTGGCGGCGGCCAATAGAACAAAGCCTACAACGGTCGCCCTGTTTTTGGGACGAAAGAAAGCGAACGGAGCACTTCCAGTTGCCGATAACACGTCGCTTTCGTGTTGCCGAAAGATTCGACCAGTAACAGCTGCCTGAATACACACAGCAAAGGAGAAATCATCGAATAAAATTACTCCGGTAAGCAAACTGTGATTACAATTACATATTGATCACTACCGATTGCACCCTGACAGGTGGACATCCAAGCGCACCCAGAACGGCTGGATATTTCCCACCAAAAGCCGGAGAACGTCGGCTGGAGAAGCAATTAAAAAGACCCTGAATAAGAGGTAATCACACAAATCATTTCGTGAGCAAGAGCTAACGAAATCGTGATACGGTTTTTTCAGAACCTTTTTCGGACGTTTCTTTTGGAAATTCCTTTCGGGAAGACCACCAACACAGTTGGGAGAGACACAAGTGCATCGTAATCGTTACCGTATATGGgctcagaaaaaaaatcgattcgcttcgaacgaatctagtcgtccacaaaatgtttctaagtccatgtaaacagtgctagtgaactgtcaagaaaagtgaggttaactgtgtcagtaaagaacctaattgtgTAGAATGTGTGAAATCGAAAAGGTTGACAGCTAGACCGCGACCAGGCGGTACACATCGCTCCAGCTCATCATCCGCTTGATGATCACGTCCCAGGCTCGACAAAACATCAAGTAAGGTAGCTTTAAGCATGCGAACTCCCATGAGAATGGTTACAACGTCGAGAGTGGAAATAGAAAATAGAGAGATGCAAGTAAAGCTGGTTAGTCTAGAAAAAGGGAATGAGGATTGAGAAGAAAATAACGAGGAAGGTTTGAGTTTTGTGTTAAGGTGAAGAATGCGTCTGAATTGCTTCGACCCACACACTGGCACCACCAGTACCAAATCACCAACTTGCAGATCCTGTGTGTTTCCGAACCATTTGCATCTTCGTGTGATAACCGGGAGGAATTCTTTCGCCGATCTCTTCCAAAACTCGTTTGTAATGAACGGTGTCAGCTTCAAGCTACGCAAGAATTTAGCAGCACCACTTACAGGTTCCATTGGGAAGATTTCCACATCGTTAGAAAATCCTAAAATATAGTAACTGGGTGTTAGTGCATTATGATCCGCCAATTCAAGTGTCAGGAGTCGACAGTTCACCATCATCTCTGTCTCGTGAATGATAATCTAGAGTATTTCATCATCTGGCTCCCGGGGCGTATCAAGGGTTGAACCTATTGCCATTTTAACCGAACGAACCAATCACTTTCAAGCGCCACCCGTATGACAGATCGCTGGAGCAATGAATGTCTATCACGTTCGTGCACTCGTGAAAGTTGTTTCTTGAGCCGATCTCATCTTGCAGCTCTCCACTGGCACCATGAAACATGCAGCTTTGCCGGTTATCCTCGACGGGCCCCAAAGCGCCGCACTGCCATAATACTGGACTCTGTTGACAAGCTATGCGCCTCCTCCATACGAACAACTCTTACTGTAAGACAGGTAAACAGAGCAATCCATCACTTTCCCTAGCTTACACCGACTCTCATGAATACCAGGCCGATATAGTACAATCCGATGAAGGGAATGGTCGTACATAGGGTATGTCTGGGAATGTCAAAGCATTGGCGCATTTCGCTAACGACAGTCTCACGGTGTGGCTAAAGCTGCGTTAATACCAATCTGCAATAAGAAAAGTAGTTAAGTGTGGCTTGCAgagaatacagtcgtgattcgctggttggacattttttaattggaccgctttttagttggacctccgctagttggaccattgtccaactaaaaagcatctaaaCGCTAAAATcgcatgtcaaatttactttgacaatcaatctgacaatattttgaGATATGaatagatgcatttacactgtcaacatctcctttggagagtttttgacatttgtcagtcggtccaactagcgaatcaaattcgttagttggacaaggctgtggcccaaccagcgaatcacgactgtactcaaAACTCCATCCATCGATTAACGGCAAAGCTTATTAAACAGGGCTGGATTTGGCTAGGATCGCACGTTTCGGCCCCTGTTCGCCTAGAGTAGGTTTCAGCAGAGTGATTACTTCAGGATATGTTTTTACTTGAGCGAGTTTCCATAATAATTCTGCTATCTGAGCTCGTCATGATAAAGGATAGCCAGTTGCAGCTGCGAATTATGTTCTTTGAGATGAAATTTGGCCAGGAACCGcagtcagtggcgtagtagcgagGAAAAAATGTAACGAATATATTAAAGGGAGtttcttttgcaaaaatttTCTTCTGAGAATATTTCCTTGTGGTGAAAGTTGGCGACAGACCTTGGCACCTACCGGTTTGCTCGCTGTGGAGGCTAGGTCTACCGCCGAGGATTACATCGAGGCCTACACTACGCGATCTGACGAAGTTCAATGGCTCACTTGTATCGGGACAAAACTGTGAgctaattggttcacgaaacggatatcggtacccggagaaattccgccgcccgGGAATTCTCAGTCGGAGCAGGGTAATTTCACCTTCTGGGAACATAATTGGCTCAAGGAAACGAgtatcattttctcatgaaaTTCCGCTGCCGGGAAACTCTTCGTCGGATTAAAGTGAGTTTACCGCCTGGGACTTTCCGAGAAGATCGCGACAAAGCTGGAAACTAAATAGCTCCCGAAAACGGGAGCTAAACGGCCTACAGAAAGCAAACCTAAGAACTTACCACTAGGTAATATCTGAGTGAAGTTCGGGGCTAAATGGCTAAAAGTACGCAGAGGATCTATATAACGTTATAGATGGAGAGAATGACGGAACGTAGGAGGAATATCAAGAACTAAATGGATGAAAGATCGAGCCATTTCAAGGATCAAGCGAGGCTCCGAATTAACTGCAGAAAACTCGTGGCTTTacgatcgccaaaatcaacggcgtcttcgtgtgcaGCTGTTACGCACCTTCAAGATGAATAGTGGATCAGTTCAGCCTAGTGTTGgaacagttaaccgagcagttgatcggccgaaagccggtagtgacttcaatgcctgggctgtggagtggggcagtATACTtataaccaacacaagaggatgTATCATGTATGAAGCTCTACTGAAGacagacgtacgattgtgcaatgaaggttccgttaGAACATGTCGGAGAAACGgcagggagtctatcatcgacgtcacattctggagttcttcactgacggcgaacatggattagagagtatgcgaaacgtatacgcattcGTTACCAAATCGGCCAACCGAACTCAGCTGCAGTATAATAACGGCTTGGGACGCCACAATGCCACAAAAACATGAGCCACGCAGCAGACGGTgttcagcttactggtggaacgggACGCTCAGCACGCAACGCACTGCCTGTCTCAGAGCAAATGACTAACGacgcagagatgccaggtacttttttcaaatgtctgcaataataattttaaaagtatgggaagaacaaaaaatgtcaggaaagctagcgtaaccaaaagcctttatattcaaaaatctgtaaatatctgcaaccaaactaaaaaatctgcaaatatctgtgtcatcgaaaaaatctgcagcttaaattaaaagtctgtgaatttgcagacttgtctgcaaatctggcatctctgattgAGTATCACTTGTCCAATTACAACGTATCATTAAATTCGAAAAACATAACTGGCCGTGATCTGAAATTTTAGATTTCATTGTATTTTGATTATTTGAATTACGATTAAATCTACTAATCGTTTGAGAAAAAcaataattgtttcttataaaaaatatttttatttaggtAAAATGCTAGTCCGTCGTAAAATTATTCAGTATTCAATGCTTCGAGAGATGTTTGATCATTTCCTTTCGCTTCTTCTCAATTTTCGCGTGCTCTGCGTCTTTCAGTGCATTGTATTTATTCTGAAGCCTTCCCTTCAGGATCGCCTCTAGCAAATTTGTCATTTCTTCGTGCTACAACAAACAAAATCATTACGCGTCCCGGAAGCCCAATTAACTAGTAACACCCTACCGTCAAACTCCCTTCCGGTCGGCCGTACTTGACGAACAGACACTGGGGGGCATGCTTTTTGTGTTCCACCCACGGCTCGTCGGTTTCTTCCCAACCGTCTAGTACCTTCCCGCAGACGAAACAGATGGCTGTGTCTTCCTCGTTGTCGTCACCGTGCCAGCAGAAGCCCGCTTCGGCCATCTAAACGGCAGATAGCTGCTGATAATGTTCAGTCAAAACATTTTCGGAAAGCCGTTGGCTTCCCTAGAAGTAAACAAAGCTTACCTTTTGAACGTTACACGAACTGGCGCTTGGATAGGGCCATTTTTTGAAACTTTTCACTCGGTCTTTTTCAAACAAGCAAATTTTCTCTAAATTGGGCGTCGAAATCATTCTGGTGGACGTTAATTTGTGTTAAAATTTATCAGAAAAAATTCCATAAAACCGCTTTTTGAGtcgttttcgaatttttgacgtTCGTCGTTCATCAAACTTACGACCCACTGAAAATACAAAGGCGCTTTCATAGTAGCTGTCAATTGCACTGAAAAAAGTACATCGTGTCATCTCGAATGGTAAAGGTGTTAGCATTTCCACgctgtacaaaataaaaattcttttgtttGAGAATGAATGTTGTATTTTATTAAACGAATAAGGTATTATTATTTCTAACGGAAATTTAGTTAACTCAAATTGCTTTATGCGGTTGAGTTTTGTCATAATTTTTATTGTCAATGATTACGACAGAAACCTAtaaccctaataaacatcttatgatccaagagcctaacgacctgttcagggtatcatccatacAATATGTGAGGACAGGACCCGCTAGCTCTGGCCCTGCTGTTCAACCAATCTTGACCCAGCTCCTGATGGGAT is part of the Topomyia yanbarensis strain Yona2022 chromosome 1, ASM3024719v1, whole genome shotgun sequence genome and encodes:
- the LOC131685479 gene encoding baculoviral IAP repeat-containing protein 5, with product MISTPNLEKICLFEKDRVKSFKKWPYPSASSCNVQKMAEAGFCWHGDDNEEDTAICFVCGKVLDGWEETDEPWVEHKKHAPQCLFVKYGRPEGSLTHEEMTNLLEAILKGRLQNKYNALKDAEHAKIEKKRKEMIKHLSKH